Proteins encoded by one window of Colletes latitarsis isolate SP2378_abdomen chromosome 5, iyColLati1, whole genome shotgun sequence:
- the Hdac1 gene encoding histone deacetylase 1, with protein MSTLPHSKKRVCYYYDSDIGNYYYGQGHPMKPHRIRMTHNLLLNYGLYRKMEIYRPHKATADEMTKFHSDEYIRFLRSIRPDNMSEYNKQMQRFNVGEDCPVFDGLYEFCQLSAGGSVAAAVKLNKQASEICINWGGGLHHAKKSEASGFCYVNDIVLGILELLKYHQRVLYIDIDVHHGDGVEEAFYTTDRVMTVSFHKYGEYFPGTGDLRDIGAGKGKYYAVNIPLRDGMDDESYESIFVPIISKVMETFQPSAVVLQCGADSLTGDRLGCFNLTVRGHGKCVEFVKKYNLPFLMVGGGGYTIRNVSRCWTYETSVALGSEIANELPYNDYFEYFGPDFKLHISPSNMANQNTPEYLEKIKSRLFENLRMLPHAPGVQVQPIPEDGAVIEDSEAEEKVNPDERLPQRDLDKRIQHENEYSDSEEEGEGGRRDNRSFKGSRKRPRLEKGQEGIESDLKKEEDIKSEPKENEKDEKANVINEETKKDGGANP; from the exons ATGTCGACATTACCACACAGCAAGAAGCGCGTCTGCTACTACTACGACA GTGATATTGGAAATTACTACTATGGGCAAGGACATCCTATGAAACCACATCGTATAAGGATGACACATAATTTACTTCTCAATTATGGTCTTTATAGAAAAATGGAAATATAT cGACCTCATAAAGCTACAGCAGATGAAATGACAAAATTCCAtagcgatgaatatattaggttTCTCAGGTCCATAAGGCCTGACAATATGTCAGAGTATAATAAACAAATGCAAAGAT ttaATGTTGGAGAAGATTGTCCTGTTTTTGATGGTTTATATGAATTTTGTCAATTGTCAGCTGGTGGCTCTGTAGCTGCTGCTGTAAAACTTAACAAACAAGCCTCGGAGATTTGTATAAATTGGGGTGGAGGTTTACATCATGCCAAAAAGAGCGAGGCATCTGGTTTTTGTTATGTCAATGATATTGTACTAGGAATCTTGGAACTGCTTAAATATCATCAAAGAGTTTTATATATTGATATTGATGTTCATCATGGTGATGGGGTAGAAGAAGCTTTTTATACCACTGATAGAGTAATGACAGTCTCCTTCCATAAATATGGTGAATATTTTCCTGGTACCGGCGATCTCCGTGATATTGGAGCAGGGAAG GGAAAATATTATGCGGTCAACATACCGCTAAGAGATGGTATGGATGATGAAAGTTATGAGTCAATATTTGTACCTATAATTTCAAAAGTGATGGAAACCTTTCAGCCTTCTGCTGTTGTTTTACAGTGTGGTGCTGATTCGTTAACAG GGGATAGATTGGGTTGTTTCAACTTAACAGTAAGAGGTCACGGTAAATGCGttgaatttgtaaaaaaatataatctaCCTTTCTTAATGGTTGGCGGTGGCGGATATACTATCAGGAACGTGTCTAGATGTTGGACATATGAAACATCGGTAGCTCTTGGATCAGAAATTGCAAACGAATTACCTTACAAtgattattttgaatattttggaCCTGATTTTAAATTACATATTAGTCCTTCAAACATGGCAAATCAAAATACTCCCGAATATCTTGAGAAAATTAA gAGCAGATTATTTGAGAACCTACGAATGTTACCTCATGCACCAGGTGTACAAGTTCAACCAATTCCAGAAGATGGTGCGGTTATCGAAGATTCAGAGGCAGAGGAAAAAGTCAATCCGGATGAACGATTACCGCAACGGGATTTAGATAAAAGGATACAACATGAAAATGAATATAGTGACAGTGAAGAAGAAGGGGAAGGCGGACGAAGAGACAACAGGTCATTTAAG GGTTCCAGAAAACGACCTCGCCTAGAAAAAGGTCAAGAAGGCATAGAAAGTGATCTCAAAAAAGAAGAAGATATAAAATCGGAACCAAAAG AAAATGAGAAAGACGAAAAAGCAAATGTCATTAACGAGGAAACAAAGAAGGATGGTGGAGCGAATCCCTGA